In Constrictibacter sp. MBR-5, a genomic segment contains:
- the hxsB gene encoding His-Xaa-Ser system radical SAM maturase HxsB: MTDLAPFRFRNVGNSLLLTNELGDFGFFDENVLDRLFSDTLQKDERQRLRDLSITLDGEEWRLASLMRRARQRYGAPQERLSYLIIVPTLRCDLACSYCQVSRAAIDARGFDWTEQHLAQFERFLDRCSGTRLKVEFQGGEPTLRPDLIQRVIDICGAKFPNTEFAICTNLTRIPAEMEPILARPDVVISTSIDGPLSAMTANRTGEDSTSAAVFNNFQRILDTYGPKKISALPTVTEAMIAHPKELVDCYQALGFQSIFLRPVNYVGFARKRHGDLSLDYGRWDRFYREALDHIVALNRDGYFEEFYLSLLVRAVFGGLEHGYVDLRSPSRYATDYCVIDYDGTLYPTDEARMLSRTRSIDLSIGTLANGFDPEKLNLLNMHAVNQVHPDCTHCAYMPFCGIDVIDDISRYGRSDLPKQDTWFCRRQMSLFDLIFEKVAQRDMAYLQMFLKWIYRRADPPPTYELFYD; the protein is encoded by the coding sequence GTGACCGACCTGGCGCCTTTCCGGTTCCGCAACGTCGGCAACAGCCTGCTGCTGACAAACGAGCTCGGCGATTTCGGCTTCTTCGACGAAAATGTTCTAGACCGTTTATTTTCTGACACGCTGCAGAAAGACGAACGGCAGCGCCTGCGCGACCTGTCGATCACCTTAGATGGAGAGGAGTGGCGGCTCGCCTCCCTGATGCGGCGCGCACGGCAACGTTACGGTGCCCCACAGGAGCGTCTCTCATATCTGATCATTGTTCCGACCCTACGCTGCGACCTCGCCTGCAGCTATTGCCAAGTCTCCCGCGCGGCCATCGACGCCCGGGGCTTCGATTGGACAGAACAGCATCTGGCCCAGTTCGAACGGTTCCTCGATCGCTGCTCGGGCACACGGTTGAAGGTCGAGTTCCAGGGTGGTGAGCCGACACTCAGGCCCGACTTGATCCAGCGGGTCATCGACATATGCGGCGCCAAGTTTCCTAACACGGAATTCGCGATCTGCACCAACCTGACCCGGATTCCGGCCGAGATGGAGCCGATCCTGGCGAGACCAGATGTGGTGATAAGCACGTCGATCGATGGCCCTCTTAGCGCGATGACAGCCAACCGAACCGGCGAAGACAGTACCTCTGCAGCGGTGTTCAATAACTTCCAGCGCATCCTCGACACATACGGGCCGAAGAAGATTTCCGCGCTACCGACGGTGACGGAAGCCATGATAGCCCACCCCAAAGAGCTGGTCGATTGCTACCAAGCGCTCGGCTTTCAGAGCATCTTCCTACGACCGGTCAATTATGTCGGATTTGCGCGCAAGCGGCATGGCGATCTGAGTCTTGACTATGGACGCTGGGATCGATTCTATCGCGAGGCGCTCGACCACATTGTCGCCCTAAACCGAGATGGATATTTCGAGGAATTCTACCTATCGCTGCTCGTGCGGGCGGTCTTCGGTGGCCTTGAGCATGGGTATGTCGATCTCCGCTCGCCCAGCCGCTACGCTACCGACTACTGCGTGATCGATTATGATGGCACGCTCTATCCGACCGACGAAGCGCGCATGCTTTCGCGCACCCGCTCGATCGACCTCAGCATCGGCACTCTTGCTAACGGGTTTGACCCGGAGAAGCTGAATCTCCTGAATATGCACGCAGTCAACCAGGTCCATCCCGACTGCACGCACTGCGCCTACATGCCTTTCTGCGGTATCGACGTGATCGACGACATCTCGCGCTACGGCCGAAGTGATCTGCCCAAACAGGACACGTGGTTTTGCCGGAGGCAGATGTCCCTGTTCGATCTGATTTTCGAGAAGGTCGCGCAGCGCGACATGGCGTACCTCCAGATGTTCCTAAAGTGGATCTACCGCCGCGCCGATCCGCCCCCAACATACGAGCTCTTCTATGATTGA
- a CDS encoding SWIB/MDM2 domain-containing protein: protein MAKKPAGAKAGEAGSADKKVNPALMKPLQPSKELAAVVGPDPLPRPQVVKKLWEYIKKHDLQNPENRREIMSDDKLRAVFGKDKVTMFEMNKYVAQHLK from the coding sequence ATGGCGAAGAAGCCGGCAGGCGCGAAGGCAGGTGAGGCGGGTTCGGCCGACAAGAAGGTGAACCCGGCGCTGATGAAGCCGCTTCAGCCGTCGAAGGAGTTGGCGGCCGTGGTGGGTCCCGACCCCCTGCCGCGTCCGCAGGTCGTCAAGAAGCTCTGGGAATACATCAAGAAGCACGATCTCCAGAACCCCGAGAACCGCCGCGAGATCATGAGCGACGACAAGCTGCGGGCCGTGTTCGGAAAGGATAAGGTCACGATGTTCGAGATGAACAAATACGTGGCCCAGCACCTGAAATAG
- the hxsC gene encoding His-Xaa-Ser system radical SAM maturase HxsC, whose translation MIELTFKAQFDTPSPPFVAKVRVHSGAQSTNPSAQEALAAPAGDGTYRCRAIQGAFSLRVPPGDAIDGDVLLCVPTRKVAHRLFRRASRHNTLLLTERCDQLCLMCSQPPKHSDDDWRFPYFEQALSLCDTGTLVGISGGEPTLYLDSLIDMLSRASEKRPDLRFHVLSNAQHFSREKIARVRALHEATNTTWGIPLYSHRPATHDEIVGKPGAFERLLENIFLLGSVGAKIELRTVITALNMLDLPHLAGFVAKTIPFIGHWAIMGMEPIGYARAQWDRLFFDHSIFSQPLTNALEIAGLKGVPCHLYNVPRCTVPERYRNRCVDSISDWKKKYLPECADCGERNACSGFFEWYSEKSRWARIAPIASYGGKS comes from the coding sequence ATGATTGAGCTCACCTTCAAGGCGCAGTTCGACACGCCATCGCCGCCATTCGTCGCCAAGGTCCGAGTGCATTCGGGAGCCCAGTCTACCAATCCGAGCGCTCAGGAGGCTCTCGCAGCGCCAGCTGGCGACGGGACGTATCGCTGTCGGGCAATTCAAGGCGCGTTCTCGCTGCGCGTGCCCCCAGGCGACGCGATCGATGGGGACGTCTTGCTCTGCGTGCCGACCCGCAAGGTGGCGCATCGTCTCTTTCGGCGCGCCAGCCGCCATAACACTCTGCTCCTGACCGAGCGCTGCGACCAGCTCTGCCTGATGTGCAGCCAGCCACCGAAGCACAGCGACGACGACTGGCGCTTCCCCTACTTCGAACAGGCGCTCTCACTATGCGACACCGGCACCTTGGTCGGCATTTCCGGCGGGGAGCCGACACTCTACCTCGATTCCCTGATCGACATGCTGAGTCGGGCTTCAGAGAAGCGGCCCGACCTGCGCTTTCACGTCCTCAGCAACGCGCAGCATTTCAGCAGGGAGAAGATCGCCCGGGTCCGGGCGCTGCACGAGGCTACTAACACCACTTGGGGCATCCCGCTCTACAGCCACCGCCCTGCGACGCATGACGAGATCGTCGGTAAGCCCGGTGCATTCGAGCGACTCCTTGAGAACATATTTCTACTCGGCAGCGTCGGCGCCAAGATCGAGCTGCGGACGGTTATCACCGCGCTGAACATGCTCGACTTGCCCCACTTGGCTGGATTTGTGGCGAAGACCATCCCCTTTATCGGCCATTGGGCGATCATGGGCATGGAGCCGATCGGGTATGCGCGCGCGCAATGGGACAGGTTGTTCTTCGACCATTCGATCTTCTCGCAGCCGCTGACGAATGCCCTGGAGATCGCCGGCCTTAAAGGCGTGCCCTGCCATCTCTACAACGTGCCACGCTGCACTGTGCCTGAGCGGTACCGCAACCGCTGCGTGGACAGCATCTCCGACTGGAAGAAGAAATACCTCCCGGAATGCGCGGACTGCGGCGAGCGAAACGCCTGCTCTGGCTTTTTCGAATGGTATAGTGAAAAATCCCGATGGGCGAGAATCGCACCCATCGCGAGCTACGGGGGGAAGTCATGA
- a CDS encoding peptidoglycan-binding domain-containing protein yields MPSLLAAGLMPFSTQADGATKADEAKNTLLDNLKGIVTGIDQSHTFTLAQHRSHASHSSHGSHRSSGFRIPTVEPSTTLASVSSRNDESTPPNSVLPSSPAITRKLKILPGNSGKFYELVQRSQLALLAKGYDVGIVDGEIHARTVAALYRYQADHGMVPSGKLTNETLASLSIVAQ; encoded by the coding sequence GTGCCGTCGCTGCTGGCAGCTGGGTTGATGCCCTTCTCGACGCAGGCTGACGGTGCGACCAAGGCTGACGAGGCGAAAAATACGCTGCTGGATAACCTAAAGGGCATCGTCACCGGCATCGACCAGTCGCATACCTTTACCCTCGCACAGCATCGGTCTCATGCGAGCCATTCTTCGCACGGCAGCCATCGCTCTTCGGGTTTTCGCATCCCGACGGTTGAACCCAGCACAACCCTCGCGTCGGTAAGCTCCCGGAACGACGAGAGCACGCCGCCCAATTCCGTCCTGCCAAGTAGCCCTGCGATCACGCGCAAGCTGAAGATATTACCAGGGAATTCTGGCAAATTCTATGAGTTGGTCCAGCGCTCGCAATTGGCGCTGCTGGCCAAAGGCTACGACGTCGGAATTGTCGACGGCGAGATCCACGCGAGGACGGTGGCCGCGCTCTACCGCTATCAAGCCGACCACGGGATGGTCCCGTCCGGAAAGCTTACTAACGAGACCCTCGCTTCTCTTAGCATCGTGGCCCAGTGA
- a CDS encoding thermonuclease family protein: MALGVMLMVSAGQVVAQERLSGVASVIDGDTLEIHGTRVRLHGIDAPESAQLCERPSGKTWRCGQQASLALSDRIGRSSVTCRRTDTDRYGRMVAVCTEEGGDINAWMVAEGWAVAYTSYSRDYAGLEVTAKAASSNIWSGAFVMPWEWRRGQRVVETRPPRDARRTGCDIKGNINRRGDRIYHSPAEHSYARTRIDEGEGERWFCSEEEARQAGWRRSGR, encoded by the coding sequence ATGGCGCTGGGCGTGATGCTGATGGTCTCAGCCGGACAGGTCGTTGCGCAGGAGCGACTCTCCGGCGTCGCCAGCGTCATCGACGGCGACACACTTGAGATCCATGGCACGCGCGTCCGCCTGCACGGCATCGACGCGCCGGAGAGCGCACAGCTGTGCGAGCGACCCTCCGGAAAGACTTGGCGTTGCGGCCAGCAGGCATCGCTTGCCCTGTCCGACCGGATCGGACGCTCGTCTGTGACGTGCCGGCGCACCGACACCGATCGCTACGGGCGCATGGTCGCGGTATGCACCGAGGAAGGCGGCGACATCAACGCCTGGATGGTCGCCGAAGGGTGGGCCGTGGCCTACACCAGCTACTCCAGGGACTATGCCGGCCTGGAGGTGACGGCGAAGGCAGCCAGCAGCAACATCTGGTCGGGCGCGTTCGTGATGCCGTGGGAATGGCGGCGTGGCCAACGCGTCGTAGAAACCCGGCCGCCGAGGGATGCCCGCCGTACCGGCTGCGACATCAAGGGCAACATTAATCGGCGCGGCGACAGGATCTACCATTCGCCGGCAGAGCACTCCTACGCCCGGACACGGATCGACGAGGGCGAGGGCGAGCGCTGGTTCTGCTCTGAGGAGGAGGCCCGGCAGGCGGGGTGGCGTAGATCGGGTCGGTGA
- a CDS encoding TIGR03982 family His-Xaa-Ser system protein — translation MKHILVIGNLLAIGLVIAFVAWTFGAPAVARSLWGADYKALMFKCDHVMREHYIAKRAVEHNPTAQTVRNLHATELGLLDCHAYDRLRKRMLVWGVTDEQLSLIGLEALEEKKYELRRFVEIHEIRY, via the coding sequence GTGAAGCACATCCTGGTCATTGGCAACCTGCTCGCCATCGGCCTAGTCATCGCCTTCGTCGCATGGACTTTCGGTGCACCTGCAGTCGCAAGGTCGCTCTGGGGTGCCGATTATAAGGCGCTGATGTTCAAGTGTGACCACGTGATGCGCGAGCACTACATCGCCAAGCGGGCGGTCGAGCATAATCCGACTGCACAGACTGTGCGGAATCTCCATGCAACCGAACTGGGCCTACTGGACTGTCACGCCTACGACCGCCTGCGGAAGCGCATGCTGGTCTGGGGAGTGACGGACGAACAGCTCTCGCTGATAGGGCTCGAAGCCCTCGAAGAGAAGAAGTATGAACTCCGCCGGTTCGTTGAGATCCACGAAATCCGCTATTAG
- a CDS encoding His-Xaa-Ser system-associated MauG-like protein has translation MNSAGSLRSTKSAIRAAGFAAALLLASASLAAPFEDIVRKAARDNGFAPAKTTHVSTDPALVAAGRILFESKSLSLNGQIACQTCHLTEFGSADGIPNAVAVGGEGKGTARIMTEGGILPRNTLPFWGRGGQGFNVFFWDGKIDFSAVVPISQFGDTVPSDDPLVTAVHLPPVEIREMLAEDDLVRANKREDIGSAQTLYRAIAAQVAERESEALANIAAARGKEPGDVEFGDIALALASFIRAEFRLRPTRFHKFVFSDGDLTDQELRGAQLFYGKGKCANCHSGPYMSDFGFHAIAMPQLGFGKNGFGIDYGRFNVTHDPEDLYKFRTPPLLNAEKTAPYGHSGSMATLEEAIVAHFDPLHQFDPASLTSLDRHEFFKRLAASADSGLLMGYLDDAEVEALVGFLKTLSF, from the coding sequence ATGAACTCCGCCGGTTCGTTGAGATCCACGAAATCCGCTATTAGAGCTGCCGGCTTCGCAGCTGCCCTCTTGCTGGCCTCGGCCAGTCTCGCCGCGCCGTTCGAGGACATCGTGCGAAAGGCCGCGCGCGACAATGGGTTCGCCCCTGCCAAGACCACTCATGTTTCCACGGACCCCGCCTTGGTCGCAGCGGGCCGCATATTGTTCGAGTCAAAATCGCTGAGCTTGAACGGTCAGATTGCATGCCAAACATGCCATCTCACAGAGTTCGGTTCTGCGGACGGCATCCCGAATGCCGTGGCCGTCGGAGGCGAAGGCAAGGGTACTGCCCGGATCATGACTGAAGGCGGGATACTGCCTCGCAACACCCTGCCATTTTGGGGTCGCGGAGGCCAGGGCTTCAACGTGTTCTTCTGGGACGGAAAGATTGACTTCTCCGCCGTAGTTCCGATCAGCCAGTTCGGCGACACGGTTCCGTCCGACGACCCACTCGTCACTGCGGTCCACCTTCCTCCGGTGGAAATTCGGGAGATGCTGGCTGAGGACGATCTCGTTCGTGCGAACAAGCGCGAGGATATAGGAAGCGCCCAGACCCTCTATCGGGCAATCGCAGCGCAGGTGGCAGAGCGGGAGTCCGAAGCCCTCGCCAACATCGCCGCAGCCAGAGGGAAGGAACCAGGAGACGTAGAATTTGGCGACATCGCATTAGCCTTGGCGAGCTTCATCCGCGCCGAATTCCGCCTTCGCCCGACACGCTTCCACAAGTTTGTCTTCTCAGATGGCGATCTTACCGACCAGGAACTGCGGGGTGCGCAGCTCTTCTACGGCAAGGGCAAATGCGCCAACTGCCATTCCGGCCCGTACATGTCTGACTTCGGGTTCCATGCCATTGCGATGCCGCAGCTTGGATTCGGCAAGAACGGCTTCGGCATCGATTACGGGCGCTTCAACGTCACCCACGATCCCGAGGATCTTTACAAGTTTCGGACGCCGCCGCTTCTGAACGCCGAGAAAACCGCACCCTACGGGCATAGTGGCTCGATGGCGACCTTGGAGGAGGCGATCGTCGCTCACTTCGACCCGTTGCACCAATTCGATCCAGCCTCGCTCACATCCCTCGATCGCCACGAGTTCTTTAAGCGCTTAGCGGCATCTGCTGACAGCGGCTTGCTCATGGGCTATCTGGATGACGCCGAGGTCGAGGCATTGGTGGGCTTCTTGAAGACCCTGTCGTTCTAG